In a single window of the Micromonospora inositola genome:
- a CDS encoding SPFH domain-containing protein, producing the protein MDIALVLLAAVALIVVVTLVKAVRIVPQQRQDVVERLGRYKRTLNPGLNLLVPFVDAVRTKVDMREQVVSFPPQPVITSDNLVVSIDTVLYFKVVDAVRATYEISSFLQAIEQLTVTTLRNVIGSLDLERALTSRDEINRHLSGVLDETTGRWGIKVTRVEIKAIEPPASIRDSMEKQMRAERDRRAAILTAEGHKQSQILTAEGEKQSAVLRADGDRQARILQAEGQAKAIRTVFDAIHQANPSQKVLAYQYLQALPQIANGTANKVWIIPAELTKALEGMGGALGGLSQMVGDLPAPEAADHASQVEREAAEAAQAAAAAAQQIHDEVRVAEAQATGGAKPQGLPAPEPVSPESLLNDPADRRERG; encoded by the coding sequence ATGGACATTGCATTGGTGCTGTTGGCCGCCGTGGCGTTGATCGTCGTGGTGACGCTGGTCAAGGCGGTGCGGATCGTGCCGCAGCAGCGCCAGGACGTGGTCGAACGGCTCGGTAGGTACAAGCGCACCCTCAACCCCGGACTCAATCTGCTGGTCCCCTTCGTCGACGCGGTGCGCACCAAGGTCGACATGCGGGAGCAGGTGGTCAGCTTCCCGCCGCAGCCCGTGATCACCTCGGACAACCTCGTCGTCTCGATCGACACGGTGCTCTACTTCAAGGTGGTCGACGCGGTCCGGGCGACCTACGAGATCTCGAGCTTCCTCCAGGCCATCGAGCAGCTCACCGTCACCACGCTGCGCAACGTGATCGGCTCGCTGGACCTGGAGCGCGCGCTGACCAGCCGGGATGAGATCAACCGGCACCTCTCCGGGGTGCTGGACGAGACCACCGGCCGGTGGGGCATCAAGGTCACCCGGGTCGAGATCAAGGCGATCGAGCCGCCGGCGAGCATCCGCGACTCGATGGAGAAGCAGATGCGCGCCGAGCGGGACCGCCGGGCGGCGATCCTCACGGCCGAGGGTCACAAGCAGTCGCAGATCCTCACCGCCGAGGGTGAGAAGCAGTCCGCCGTGCTCCGCGCCGACGGTGACCGGCAGGCCCGGATCCTCCAGGCGGAGGGCCAGGCGAAGGCGATCCGGACGGTCTTCGACGCCATCCACCAGGCCAACCCGAGTCAGAAGGTGCTCGCGTACCAGTACCTCCAGGCCCTGCCGCAGATCGCCAACGGCACCGCCAACAAGGTCTGGATCATCCCGGCCGAGCTGACCAAGGCTCTCGAGGGGATGGGCGGCGCGCTGGGCGGTCTGAGCCAGATGGTGGGTGACCTCCCGGCGCCGGAGGCGGCCGACCACGCGAGCCAGGTCGAGCGCGAGGCCGCGGAGGCGGCGCAGGCCGCCGCCGCTGCGGCCCAGCAGATCCACGACGAGGTGCGCGTCGCCGAGGCGCAGGCCACCGGCGGTGCGAAGCCGCAGGGGCTGCCCGCGCCGGAGCCGGTCTCCCCGGAGAGCCTGCTCAACGACCCCGCGGACCGGCGCGAGCGGGGCTGA
- a CDS encoding transglycosylase domain-containing protein has product MPSPRSPLSRPFIVLLAGALAGLVLAVAALPGGLLGGQVAKAALGAYAELPDALRTPAQPQRSYLYANDGKTLITTFYDVNRTDVPLAEIAPVMRQAIVAAEDRRFYSHGGADLRGIARALVANLRGGGTEQGGSTLTMQYVRNVLKTDPTRTAEERQAATEQTVGRKIQEIRYAGALEKTLSKDEILNRYLNIAYFGSGAYGVAAASQRYFGKAPGDLTLGEAALLAGLVQSPDEYSPIDGDKARALERRAYVLDAMAGTGAITAAQAASAKAEKLTLHPTAQPNGCTAVAQGHDDWGFFCDYLRQWWLTQPAFGNTVKEREQALRRGGYTVVTSLDPKVQQTAQQQATAVYGYDNKRALPIAAVEPGTGRVLAMAVNRHYSLDENPAGQANRPNTVNPLISGGDSVDGYQAGSTFKMFTMLAALEAGKPLSTGFDAPAKLPTRYAAEGEGACDGKWCPANANPQWMDGYRMMWDGFGRSVNTYFVWLAEQVGPAKAVEMAQRLGITFRADSDAAFARDDAENWGAFTLGVAATTPLDLANAYATVAAEGTYCTPLPVVSVTAANGEKVAVGQPSCKKVLDTDVARAATDAARCPVGQQSAYGQCNGGTATSVDRIVGRPVAGKTGSSEQNATETFVGFTPQVAVAGIAANPDDSTDLVGAAVQAKVIDAVARVMKTAVSGQPVKDFTAPSRELAGDPQRPKPQPTPRPDQPRQQQDRGIPSDLLRWLQNRRG; this is encoded by the coding sequence ATGCCGTCACCCCGGTCGCCGCTGTCGCGGCCCTTCATCGTGCTCCTCGCCGGCGCCCTCGCCGGGCTCGTCCTCGCGGTCGCCGCGCTGCCCGGCGGCCTGCTCGGCGGGCAGGTCGCCAAGGCGGCCCTCGGGGCGTACGCGGAGCTGCCCGACGCGCTGCGCACTCCCGCGCAGCCCCAGCGCTCCTACCTCTACGCCAACGACGGCAAGACCCTGATCACCACGTTCTACGACGTGAACCGCACCGACGTGCCGCTGGCCGAGATCGCCCCGGTGATGCGGCAGGCGATCGTCGCGGCCGAGGACCGGCGCTTCTACTCGCACGGCGGCGCCGACCTGCGCGGCATCGCCCGGGCCCTGGTCGCCAACCTGCGCGGCGGCGGCACCGAGCAGGGCGGCTCGACGCTGACCATGCAGTACGTCCGCAACGTGCTCAAGACCGACCCCACCCGCACCGCCGAGGAACGGCAGGCCGCCACCGAGCAGACCGTCGGCCGCAAGATCCAGGAGATCCGGTACGCGGGCGCGCTGGAGAAGACCCTCAGCAAGGACGAGATCCTCAACCGGTACCTGAACATCGCCTACTTCGGCTCCGGCGCGTACGGTGTCGCGGCGGCCAGCCAGCGCTACTTCGGCAAGGCGCCCGGTGACCTGACCCTGGGCGAGGCGGCCCTGCTCGCCGGGCTGGTGCAGTCGCCGGACGAGTACAGCCCGATCGACGGCGACAAGGCCAGGGCGCTGGAGCGTCGGGCGTACGTGCTCGACGCCATGGCCGGGACCGGCGCGATCACCGCGGCGCAGGCCGCCTCCGCCAAGGCGGAGAAGCTCACCCTGCACCCGACCGCCCAGCCCAACGGCTGCACCGCGGTCGCCCAGGGGCACGACGACTGGGGCTTCTTCTGCGACTACCTCCGCCAGTGGTGGCTGACGCAGCCCGCCTTCGGCAACACCGTCAAGGAGCGCGAGCAGGCGCTGCGCCGCGGCGGCTACACCGTGGTCACCTCGCTCGACCCGAAGGTCCAGCAGACCGCGCAGCAGCAGGCCACCGCCGTCTACGGGTACGACAACAAGCGGGCCCTGCCGATCGCGGCGGTCGAGCCGGGCACCGGCCGGGTGCTGGCGATGGCGGTCAACCGGCACTACAGCCTGGACGAGAACCCGGCCGGGCAGGCCAACCGGCCGAACACCGTCAACCCACTGATCTCCGGCGGCGACAGCGTCGACGGCTACCAGGCCGGCTCGACGTTCAAGATGTTCACCATGCTCGCCGCGCTGGAGGCCGGCAAGCCCCTCTCCACCGGCTTCGACGCGCCCGCCAAGCTGCCCACCCGGTACGCCGCCGAGGGCGAGGGCGCCTGCGACGGCAAATGGTGCCCGGCGAACGCCAACCCGCAGTGGATGGACGGGTACCGGATGATGTGGGACGGCTTCGGCCGCTCCGTGAACACCTACTTCGTCTGGCTCGCCGAGCAGGTCGGGCCGGCGAAGGCGGTCGAGATGGCGCAGCGGCTCGGGATCACCTTCCGGGCCGACTCCGACGCCGCCTTCGCCAGGGACGACGCGGAGAACTGGGGCGCGTTCACCCTCGGCGTGGCCGCCACCACCCCGCTCGACCTGGCCAACGCGTACGCCACGGTGGCCGCCGAGGGGACGTACTGCACGCCGCTGCCGGTGGTCTCGGTGACCGCCGCGAACGGCGAGAAGGTGGCCGTCGGCCAGCCGTCCTGCAAGAAGGTGCTGGACACCGACGTGGCCCGGGCGGCCACCGACGCGGCCCGCTGCCCGGTCGGCCAGCAGTCGGCGTACGGGCAGTGCAACGGCGGCACCGCGACCTCGGTGGACCGGATCGTCGGCCGGCCGGTCGCCGGCAAGACCGGCAGCTCGGAGCAGAACGCCACGGAGACCTTCGTCGGCTTCACTCCGCAGGTGGCCGTCGCCGGCATCGCCGCCAACCCGGACGACTCGACCGATCTGGTCGGCGCGGCGGTGCAGGCGAAGGTGATCGACGCGGTGGCCCGGGTGATGAAGACCGCGGTCAGCGGTCAGCCGGTCAAGGACTTCACCGCGCCGAGCCGCGAGCTGGCCGGCGACCCGCAGCGGCCGAAGCCGCAGCCGACCCCGCGGCCCGACCAGCCGCGACAGCAGCAGGACCGGGGCATCCCGTCGGACCTCCTGCGCTGGCTGCAGAACCGCCGCGGCTGA
- a CDS encoding GNAT family N-acetyltransferase, translating into MEYRLVDRLPTVEEFVAVTSAVGWADAYDPAAIQASLAASLHGVVAVEGDRVVGLGRLVGDGAIYYYLQDLAVLPERQRRGVGAAILGRLEEWIAARASSRTFVGLFAAGESVSLYRRFGYAAHDDMTGMFRVGPR; encoded by the coding sequence ATGGAGTACCGCCTGGTGGACCGGCTGCCCACCGTCGAGGAGTTCGTCGCGGTCACGTCCGCCGTCGGCTGGGCCGACGCGTACGACCCGGCGGCGATCCAGGCCTCGCTGGCCGCCTCGCTGCACGGGGTGGTCGCGGTCGAGGGCGACCGGGTGGTCGGGCTCGGTCGGCTGGTCGGCGACGGGGCGATCTACTACTACCTGCAGGACCTGGCCGTGCTGCCGGAGCGGCAGCGGCGCGGGGTCGGCGCGGCGATCCTGGGCCGGCTGGAGGAGTGGATTGCCGCGCGGGCCTCGTCCCGGACGTTCGTCGGGCTCTTCGCCGCCGGGGAGTCGGTCAGCCTCTACCGCCGGTTCGGGTACGCCGCGCACGACGACATGACCGGCATGTTCCGCGTCGGCCCCCGCTGA
- a CDS encoding dihydrofolate reductase family protein, which yields MGKIIYWVHQSVDGFIEGPNGEFDWPVMGAELSAYSLEQSERAGAFVYGRKVWEVMSYWWPRAESMSDAHGRAFAPIWRRTPKIVLSRTLESADHGARVIGADLVEQVAALRAEPGGGLLLTGGSGAAAALTDHGLIDEYQVVVHPVVLGGGKPVFPPKDRLALRLVGSRSFDGASVLLRYERAG from the coding sequence ATGGGGAAGATCATCTACTGGGTGCACCAGTCCGTCGACGGCTTCATCGAGGGGCCGAACGGCGAGTTCGACTGGCCGGTGATGGGGGCGGAGCTGTCTGCGTACTCCCTGGAGCAGAGCGAACGCGCCGGCGCGTTCGTCTACGGGCGCAAGGTCTGGGAGGTGATGTCGTACTGGTGGCCGCGGGCCGAGTCGATGTCCGACGCGCACGGCCGGGCGTTCGCGCCGATCTGGCGGCGTACCCCGAAGATCGTCCTGTCCCGGACCCTCGAATCGGCCGACCACGGCGCCCGGGTCATCGGCGCCGACCTGGTCGAGCAGGTCGCCGCCCTCAGGGCCGAGCCGGGCGGGGGCCTGCTGCTCACCGGCGGTTCGGGCGCCGCCGCGGCGCTGACCGACCACGGCCTGATCGACGAATACCAGGTCGTCGTGCACCCGGTCGTCCTCGGCGGCGGCAAGCCGGTCTTCCCGCCCAAGGACCGGCTCGCACTGCGCCTGGTCGGATCGCGCAGCTTCGACGGCGCGAGCGTGCTGCTGCGGTACGAGCGGGCCGGCTGA
- a CDS encoding TrmH family RNA methyltransferase has product MRATRPVGGAGGGVRQNRRVPVHEITDPDDDRIADYRALTDVELRTRWEPPHGLFIAEGELVLRRALRAGYPARSYLVDAKRADQLADLDTGDAPVYAATQEVLQRATGFHVHRGVLASFHRKPLPSAAEVLAGARRAVILEDVNNHTNLGAIFRAVAALGVDAVLLSPSCADPLYRRSVRVSMGEVFAIPYAKLEPWPDALAQVRAAGFTVLAMTPAPDAVPIQRLDAAQRARAALLMGAEGAGLTRAAMDASDVRVVIPMRRGVDSLNVAAATAVACWELGRDDPL; this is encoded by the coding sequence CTGCGGGCGACGCGGCCGGTCGGTGGTGCGGGTGGCGGCGTCCGGCAGAATCGTCGGGTGCCCGTCCATGAGATCACCGACCCCGACGACGACCGGATCGCCGACTACCGTGCGCTGACCGACGTCGAGCTGCGTACCCGCTGGGAGCCCCCGCACGGCCTGTTCATCGCCGAGGGGGAGCTGGTGCTGCGGCGGGCGCTGCGGGCCGGTTACCCGGCCCGGTCGTACCTGGTCGACGCGAAGCGGGCGGACCAGCTCGCCGACCTCGACACCGGCGACGCCCCGGTCTACGCGGCCACCCAGGAGGTGCTCCAGCGGGCCACCGGCTTCCACGTGCACCGGGGCGTGCTCGCCTCGTTCCACCGCAAGCCGCTGCCGAGCGCGGCCGAGGTGCTGGCCGGCGCCCGGCGGGCGGTCATCCTGGAGGACGTCAACAACCACACCAACCTCGGGGCGATCTTCCGGGCCGTGGCCGCCCTCGGCGTGGACGCGGTGCTGCTCTCCCCGTCCTGCGCCGACCCGCTCTACCGGCGCAGCGTCCGGGTCAGCATGGGCGAGGTCTTCGCCATCCCGTACGCCAAGCTGGAGCCCTGGCCGGACGCGCTGGCCCAGGTCCGGGCGGCCGGCTTCACGGTGCTGGCGATGACGCCCGCGCCGGACGCGGTGCCGATCCAGCGGCTGGACGCGGCCCAGCGGGCCCGCGCGGCGCTGCTCATGGGGGCCGAGGGCGCCGGCCTGACCCGGGCGGCGATGGACGCCAGCGACGTCCGGGTGGTGATCCCGATGCGGCGCGGGGTGGACTCGCTCAACGTGGCCGCCGCCACGGCGGTGGCCTGCTGGGAACTGGGCCGCGACGACCCGCTGTGA
- a CDS encoding PucR family transcriptional regulator, translated as MFPTVREVLALDPVRHGAPRLVAGDAGLDRPVRWVHVAEVPDIATLLGGGELVLTTGIGLPADDAGLRAFIGDLADVGVSGLVVELGRRYVSGVPRVMAAAAERRGLPLVELRRATPFVRITEAVHALIVDAQLTELRATEEIHQRFTELSVEGADAVEVVRQAAELAGCPVVLENLSRQVLAYDPAGESAELLLDGWEQHSRRIRPAGRTAYDPDSGWLVTTVGARGQDWGRLLLRWPNEDGRTPETRPSRTPPTRLTILIERAASTLALGRLIRRDAEGLERQIHRTLLTALLDHSRPVDEVALRAKALGVTLDRRHLVGVVVRHRADDPPEAVPVGEAGLPGDPGPEAGPARLRDLAEAVGQALREAKLSALTSAVDDHAVGALLALSDPAAEEKALAAFAAALRRVRLDAVPTRLPTPRSAVGAAVARPTDGPARPGQTGAGAPRPAGSGPAALIVAAGSGVGSLREAGRSLVEARQVAEAARRDRRDLPIFRLPHVGLAGLLHLLRDEPRLQTFVERELGALLAYDARHPREQLLGTLRAYLEQGRNKSAAAAAAHLSRPAFYERLARIGRILDVDLDSVEACLSLHVALLALDAVRTP; from the coding sequence GTGTTCCCTACCGTCCGTGAGGTTCTCGCGCTCGACCCGGTCCGCCACGGCGCCCCGCGCCTGGTCGCCGGGGACGCCGGCCTGGACCGGCCGGTGCGGTGGGTGCATGTGGCCGAGGTGCCGGACATCGCCACCCTCCTCGGCGGGGGCGAGCTGGTCCTCACCACCGGCATCGGGCTCCCCGCGGACGACGCCGGCCTGCGCGCCTTCATCGGTGACCTCGCCGACGTCGGGGTGTCCGGGCTCGTGGTGGAGCTCGGCCGCCGGTACGTCAGCGGGGTGCCCCGGGTGATGGCGGCGGCCGCCGAGCGGCGCGGTCTGCCGCTGGTGGAGCTGCGGCGGGCCACCCCGTTCGTCCGGATCACCGAGGCGGTGCACGCGCTGATCGTGGACGCCCAGCTCACCGAGCTGCGGGCCACCGAGGAGATCCACCAGCGGTTCACCGAGCTCTCCGTAGAGGGCGCCGACGCCGTCGAGGTGGTCCGGCAGGCCGCCGAGCTGGCCGGCTGCCCGGTGGTGCTGGAGAACCTGTCCCGGCAGGTGCTCGCGTACGACCCGGCGGGGGAGAGCGCGGAGCTGCTGCTGGACGGCTGGGAGCAGCATTCCCGGCGGATCCGGCCGGCGGGCCGGACCGCGTACGACCCGGACAGCGGGTGGCTGGTCACCACCGTCGGCGCCCGGGGCCAGGACTGGGGCCGGCTGCTGCTGCGCTGGCCGAACGAGGACGGCCGGACCCCCGAGACCCGGCCGTCGCGCACCCCGCCGACCCGGCTGACCATCCTGATCGAGCGCGCCGCGTCCACCCTCGCGCTGGGCCGGCTGATTCGGCGGGACGCCGAGGGTCTGGAGCGGCAGATCCACCGCACCCTGCTCACCGCCCTGCTCGACCACTCCCGCCCGGTCGACGAGGTGGCCCTGCGCGCCAAGGCGCTCGGCGTGACGCTGGACCGCCGGCACCTGGTCGGGGTGGTGGTCCGGCACCGCGCCGACGACCCGCCGGAGGCCGTGCCGGTCGGGGAGGCCGGGCTGCCCGGCGACCCCGGCCCGGAGGCCGGTCCGGCCCGGCTGCGCGATCTCGCCGAGGCGGTCGGCCAGGCGCTGCGCGAGGCCAAGCTGAGCGCCCTCACCAGCGCGGTCGACGACCATGCCGTCGGTGCCCTGCTGGCCCTGTCCGACCCGGCCGCCGAGGAGAAGGCGCTGGCCGCGTTCGCCGCCGCGCTCCGTCGGGTACGCCTCGACGCCGTCCCGACCCGCCTGCCCACTCCCCGCTCGGCCGTCGGGGCCGCCGTCGCCCGCCCGACCGACGGGCCCGCCCGTCCCGGCCAGACCGGTGCCGGTGCGCCCCGGCCGGCTGGCTCGGGACCCGCTGCCCTGATCGTGGCCGCCGGGTCCGGGGTGGGCAGCCTGCGGGAGGCCGGGCGTTCCCTGGTCGAGGCGCGGCAGGTCGCCGAGGCCGCCCGCCGGGACCGGCGCGACCTGCCGATCTTCCGGCTGCCGCACGTCGGTCTCGCCGGCCTGCTGCACCTGTTACGCGATGAGCCCCGGTTGCAGACCTTCGTCGAGCGGGAACTCGGTGCGCTGCTCGCGTACGACGCCCGGCATCCTCGGGAGCAACTGCTCGGCACCCTGCGGGCGTACCTGGAGCAGGGCCGGAACAAGTCGGCGGCGGCCGCCGCGGCGCACCTGTCCCGGCCGGCGTTCTACGAGCGGCTGGCCCGGATCGGCCGGATCCTCGACGTCGACCTCGACTCGGTCGAGGCCTGCCTCTCCCTGCACGTCGCCCTGCTCGCCCTCGACGCCGTCCGCACCCCCTGA
- the murD gene encoding UDP-N-acetylmuramoyl-L-alanine--D-glutamate ligase → MRLSDLRGRTVAVWGAGREGRAAVTAIAAHGPADLVVVDDSANFLTLPWEGPLAEAAPLVSGEEGFDRLAAADVVVRSPGVPNTHPWMVELRRRSVPVTQGSALWMADHADRTVGVTGSKGKSTTSSLISHLLTAMDRPNVFGGNIGVPLLDLPEAELYVLELSSYQCADLTDSPRVAVVTALFPEHLDAHGGEREYYQDKLNLLAHGPHTVVVNGADPRLALELGDRAAVRAGSPDATHVATGPDGAPWFHLADQPLFPRAVLPLVGRHNEGNLCVALAVLDALGVDVVARKDTLAVAVAEFQGLAHRLTEIPDPSGLTFVDDTLATSPYAAMHAIDAYEGRPLTVIVGGTDRGLDYTPLRDHLAEREITVIGIPDSGPRIVEALAGLPTVRTELADDLVAAVGLSRKLTRAGGVVLLSPAAPSYGRFRNFEHRSEVFAQAVADTAR, encoded by the coding sequence GTGCGCCTGTCTGACCTGCGCGGACGTACCGTCGCCGTCTGGGGGGCCGGCCGGGAGGGCCGGGCGGCGGTGACCGCGATCGCCGCGCACGGCCCGGCCGACCTGGTCGTCGTGGACGACAGCGCGAATTTCCTCACGCTGCCGTGGGAGGGGCCGCTCGCCGAGGCCGCGCCCCTGGTCAGCGGCGAGGAGGGCTTCGACCGGCTGGCCGCCGCCGACGTGGTGGTCCGCTCGCCGGGGGTGCCGAACACCCATCCGTGGATGGTCGAGCTGCGCCGCCGCAGCGTGCCCGTCACCCAGGGCAGCGCGCTGTGGATGGCCGACCACGCCGACCGTACGGTCGGGGTGACCGGGAGCAAGGGCAAGAGCACCACGTCCAGCCTGATCAGCCACCTGCTGACCGCGATGGACCGGCCCAACGTCTTCGGCGGCAACATCGGCGTGCCGCTGCTGGACCTGCCCGAGGCCGAGCTGTACGTGCTGGAGCTCTCCAGCTACCAGTGCGCCGACCTGACCGACTCACCGCGGGTGGCGGTGGTCACCGCGCTCTTCCCGGAGCACCTGGACGCGCACGGCGGCGAGCGGGAGTACTACCAGGACAAGCTGAACCTGCTCGCCCACGGCCCGCACACCGTGGTGGTAAACGGGGCCGACCCCCGGCTCGCCCTGGAACTCGGCGACCGCGCGGCCGTCCGCGCCGGCTCGCCGGACGCCACCCACGTCGCCACCGGCCCGGACGGCGCCCCCTGGTTCCACCTGGCCGATCAGCCGCTCTTCCCCCGGGCGGTGCTGCCGCTGGTCGGCCGGCACAACGAGGGCAACCTCTGCGTGGCGCTCGCCGTGCTCGACGCGCTCGGCGTCGACGTGGTCGCCCGGAAGGACACCCTCGCGGTCGCGGTCGCCGAGTTCCAGGGCCTGGCCCACCGCCTCACCGAGATCCCGGACCCGTCCGGCCTCACCTTCGTCGACGACACCCTCGCCACCAGCCCGTACGCGGCGATGCACGCGATCGACGCGTACGAGGGACGGCCGCTCACGGTGATCGTCGGCGGCACCGACCGGGGCCTGGACTACACCCCGCTGCGGGACCACCTGGCCGAGCGGGAGATCACCGTGATCGGCATCCCGGACAGCGGTCCCCGGATCGTCGAGGCGCTCGCCGGGCTGCCGACGGTACGCACCGAACTCGCCGACGACCTGGTCGCCGCGGTGGGGCTGTCCCGCAAGCTCACCCGGGCCGGCGGGGTGGTGCTGCTCTCCCCGGCCGCCCCGAGCTACGGCCGGTTCCGCAACTTCGAGCACCGCTCGGAGGTCTTCGCCCAGGCGGTCGCCGACACCGCCCGCTGA
- a CDS encoding aspartate aminotransferase family protein, translating to MTSDDLLARHRAVLPSWMPLYYDEPIELVSGSGRRVTDAQGRSYLDFFGGVLTNMVGYDIPEIREAVQRQLATGIVHSSTLYLIRQQVELAEKVARVSGIPDARVFFTNSGTEANEAALLVATNYRRSHQILAVRNSYHGRSYAAMGVTGNRSWSASALNPLQVAWLHSGERVRGLLARLDPGEQVDAAAEDLREVLATQTAGDVACLIAEPIQGVGGFVHPPDGLFAAWKKVLDESGILFISDEVQTGWGRTGEHFWGYQAHGVTPDLLTFAKGIGNGFALAGVVGRADVLESVPAISFSTFGGNPISTAAGNAVLDYLLDHDLQANAARVGAILADGLRSAVGGLDCVAEVRGKGLMLGVEFVRPGTTEPDPAMTVRVFEACRAGGLLAGKGGLYGNVLRMGPPLTLTEEEAREGLAILVDAIRSSAEMAQ from the coding sequence ATGACCTCCGACGACCTGCTGGCCCGGCACCGGGCCGTGCTCCCGTCCTGGATGCCGCTCTACTACGACGAGCCGATCGAGCTGGTATCGGGCTCCGGTCGCCGGGTGACCGACGCGCAGGGGCGCAGCTACCTGGACTTCTTCGGCGGTGTGCTGACCAACATGGTCGGTTACGACATTCCGGAGATCCGGGAGGCGGTGCAGCGGCAGCTCGCCACCGGCATCGTGCACAGCTCCACCCTCTACCTGATCCGGCAGCAGGTCGAGCTGGCCGAGAAGGTCGCCCGGGTCTCCGGCATCCCCGACGCCCGGGTGTTCTTCACCAACTCCGGCACCGAGGCCAACGAGGCGGCCCTGCTGGTCGCCACCAACTACCGCCGCTCGCACCAGATCCTCGCCGTGCGCAACAGCTACCACGGCCGGTCGTACGCGGCGATGGGCGTCACCGGCAACCGGAGTTGGTCGGCCAGCGCGCTCAACCCGCTCCAGGTGGCCTGGCTGCACTCCGGCGAGCGGGTCCGCGGCCTGCTCGCCCGGCTCGACCCCGGGGAGCAGGTCGACGCGGCGGCGGAGGACCTGCGGGAGGTGCTCGCCACCCAGACCGCCGGGGACGTGGCCTGCCTGATCGCCGAGCCGATCCAGGGCGTCGGCGGCTTCGTGCACCCGCCGGACGGGCTCTTCGCCGCCTGGAAGAAGGTGCTCGACGAGTCCGGCATCCTGTTCATCTCCGACGAGGTGCAGACCGGCTGGGGGCGCACCGGCGAGCACTTCTGGGGCTACCAGGCGCACGGCGTCACCCCGGACCTGCTCACCTTCGCCAAGGGCATCGGCAACGGCTTCGCCCTGGCCGGCGTGGTCGGCCGGGCCGACGTGCTGGAGTCGGTGCCGGCGATCAGCTTCTCCACCTTCGGCGGCAACCCGATCTCCACCGCCGCCGGCAACGCCGTCCTCGACTACCTGCTCGACCACGACCTCCAGGCCAACGCGGCCCGCGTCGGCGCGATCCTCGCCGACGGCCTGCGGTCCGCGGTGGGCGGCCTGGACTGCGTCGCCGAGGTACGCGGCAAGGGGCTGATGCTCGGCGTCGAGTTCGTCCGACCGGGCACCACCGAACCTGACCCGGCGATGACCGTCCGGGTCTTCGAGGCGTGCCGGGCCGGCGGGCTGCTCGCCGGCAAGGGCGGCCTCTACGGCAACGTGCTGCGGATGGGCCCGCCGCTGACGCTGACCGAGGAGGAGGCCCGCGAGGGGCTGGCCATCCTGGTCGACGCGATCCGCTCCTCGGCGGAGATGGCCCAGTGA